The Methylophilus sp. TWE2 region CGCAGCGCCTGGTGGCTCAAAAAATACCTGTTACCATGCATCTATTGGAACCTGATGCTCAAAGGCCGTGAGTGGCTGGCCCGTTGCGGGGCTTGCGGCTAAGCACAATTAGGCTTTTTTAGCAGCCAAAAAAACCTGTAGCCATTGCAGGGTCAGCGCGACGCCAAATCCGTTGACCTCACTGGCGACCGCACCCAAGCCTTCTTTATGGCTATACGAGGAGAGATCGACGTGGCACCAGGGCACGTCCCCCTCAATAAACCTGCCTAAAAACCGCGCCGCCAGAATATGGTCTGCGTCACTGTCCATGGTGCATTGCTTGATATCTGCAATCTCGCTATCCAGTTCGCTGTCGTAATCCTCTGCATAGGGGAAAGCGACCACACGTTCACCACTGCTGGCACCCGCCTCAACCATCTGCTGCGCCAAAGACTCGCGATTGGCCACAATCCCGCTCATGCGTGAGCCCAAGGCAGTTTGCATACTGCCGGTCAGTGTCGCGTAGTCCAGCATTACGTCTGGCTTCTCACGGCTGGCCAGCGTTAGCGTATCTGCAAGCACCATGCGGCCTTCAGCATCGGTATGGACAATTTCTATCGTCATGCCATTGAGTGCCGTAATCACATCATTTTGCTTGTAGGCGTTGGGTCCGATATGGTTTTGCGCCAGTGCCAGCCAGCAATCAACATTCATCGCTAACTGCTGTGCGCTAATAGCCTGCAACACGCCTACGGCTACTGCGCTGCCGTTCATATCCTGATGCATGGCCTGCATATATTTAGCCGACTTTAAATTGTGCCCACCCGTATCAAAGCAAATCCCCTTGCCCACTAGCGCAAGCGTTTTCTTGGCTTGTGGATGTCGGTAGGAAAGCTTGACGATGGCGGCATCTTGCGGCTCTGAGCCCTGTGCCACGGCAACAAACGCTCCTGCGCCCAATTGACGGAGCGCTTCCGTGTCCCATTCGGTATATTGCCAGCCCTTTTCATTCGACATGGTTTGCAAGCACTGACGGTATAAAGCCGGCGTCAGCATATTAGGCGGCGTCATGGTCAGCGCACGGCAGACGGTATTGCCAGCAACCAGCGCGGTGACTTCATCAGCCCATGCCATATCCGCGACGCCAAATA contains the following coding sequences:
- a CDS encoding leucyl aminopeptidase family protein, whose amino-acid sequence is MRIEWSQNSEVNSTLLSGFAKHILIVVEEKLFSSMPFSDALNAKLKRAGLDITDLKEKPVTLELAEGTLVSVCQLEAKSSTFAMNTALRSAVKPLLAEHPERIALAVCAKKHASLFARLAAYVTLVNAQPLPVLKQKHSGQKLREIGVFGVADMAWADEVTALVAGNTVCRALTMTPPNMLTPALYRQCLQTMSNEKGWQYTEWDTEALRQLGAGAFVAVAQGSEPQDAAIVKLSYRHPQAKKTLALVGKGICFDTGGHNLKSAKYMQAMHQDMNGSAVAVGVLQAISAQQLAMNVDCWLALAQNHIGPNAYKQNDVITALNGMTIEIVHTDAEGRMVLADTLTLASREKPDVMLDYATLTGSMQTALGSRMSGIVANRESLAQQMVEAGASSGERVVAFPYAEDYDSELDSEIADIKQCTMDSDADHILAARFLGRFIEGDVPWCHVDLSSYSHKEGLGAVASEVNGFGVALTLQWLQVFLAAKKA